Genomic window (Ureibacillus composti):
AATGTTATACTTCGCCGAAGGATACTTCGATGGAGCTGAATCAGATACTCAAAAAGAATTACTAGCAAAAATTCGTAGTGCAGCAACACATGAAGAAGCAAAACAATATTGGGAAGAGTTACAAACTCACTCAATTGAAGATGTAAAAATCATTACTACATTTGGATTGAATGCAATCCATGCTTATTCTAATAAAGTTGAAGGCTACAAATACTTTGATGTTCCAGTATTCTGGAATGTAAAAGTAGCAGAATAATAGACTTTTCCTTCCCCACACTCTTTCATGGACTGTGGGGAAGATATTATTCAATTAAACTGCATTTTTGAAAGTCGTATTTTAAAGACACTTAAAGTGAAAATTTCAAGAAATGGGGAGGCGAATTTGTGAAAACGTACTTATTTAAACGTTTATTATCTTTAATCCCGATATTATTTGTTGTATCAATAGTTGTTTATAGCATTATTTACATAACACCAGGGGACCCGGCGGAGGTTATGTTAGGAGATTCCGCAACTGACGAACAAGTCGAGGCATTACGTGAAGAATTAGGACTAAATCAGTCGTTTATCGAACGTTACTTTACTTGGGTTGGACATGCAGTAACAGGGGATCTTGGCACTTCCTACTTTATGAATGAGGGAGTAACATCTGCCATTATAAGTCACCTATTTCCAACACTTTCTTTAGCGATACTGGCAGAATTATTCGCTATTATCATCGGAATTCCGATTGGGATTTTTGCTGCAAGAAGAAGAGGTTCCTACGTTGACCAATCGATCATGGGGTTATCCTACGTTGGGGTAGCAATACCTAGCTTCTTGTTAGCACTATTTTTAGTTTTAATCTTCTCTATTAAATTACAATGGCTTCCAGTTGCGGGTTACAAAGATCTAAGTGAAGGATTAATGGTCCACCTAGAATATATGATATTACCAGCAATCGCACTTGGATTAATGCATGTCGCATTAACAGCTAGGATGACTCGTTCTTCTATGTTAGATGTGCTTAATGCGAATTTTATTAAGACGGCAAGAGCAAAAGGGGTAAAAGAAGCAGTCGTAATTTACAGACACACTTTCCGTAATGCCCTTTTACCAATCATTACAATCGTCGGACAAAACTTCGGGATTTTAATTGCTGGTGCTGCTGTTGTTGAAACAGTATTCAACATTCCAGGTATCGGCCAGTTAGTTGTAAACTCGATTGAACGTCGTGACTTCCCAATTATTCAAGGAGTCATTCTATTTGTAACTTTTGTTTATGTATTAATTAATTTAATTGTTGACTTGTTATATGGAGTAATTGATCCAAGGGTTAAGTTAAATAAATAATCACTGAAATTTGAATTGTAAGGAAGTGAGAAAATGGTATCCATTGTGAAAACGCCCGATCTTGACAAGAAAAGAAATGAATTGAAGAAGGAACAACGTCGTTTAACATTTCGTAAGTTCCTCCAAAATAAATTAGCTGTTACTGGCTCTGTCATTCTTGTTTTATTAGTACTTCTAGCAGTAGTAGGGCCAATGTTGATTTCAGCAGATCCTTATGCAATTAATGCTGAAGACCGACTGCAAGGTCCAAGTGCTGATTATATTCTTGGAACAGACAATTTTGGTCGTGATTTATTATCTCGTATTATTTTCGGTGCGCAAATTTCGCTTTTAATTGGTTTATCGGTTTCATTTTTTGCAGGAGTATTTGGAACAATTATTGGACTTTATGCAAGCTACTATCGTCCATTAGATAATATTTTAATGCGTATCTGTGAAGGGATCATGGCCATTCCTGCAATTCTATTAGCAATTGCTTTAATGGCTGCACTTGGCCCAAGTACAAAAAATATTATTCTAGCTTTAAGTGTCGTATATACACCATACGTTGCACGTGTTGTTCGTTCATCTGCTCTCGTTGTTCGTGAAGAAACGTATATTGAAGCGATGAAAGCAATCGGAGCAAAATCTTCTCGTATTATTTGGGGACATATGGCACCAAACGTCATGTCACCACTCATTATTCAAATTACTTCAGTATTTGCAAATGCCATCTTAATTGAAGCAACGTTAAGCTTCTTAGGGGCAGGAGTTCCAGCACCAACACCAAGT
Coding sequences:
- a CDS encoding ABC transporter permease — encoded protein: MKTYLFKRLLSLIPILFVVSIVVYSIIYITPGDPAEVMLGDSATDEQVEALREELGLNQSFIERYFTWVGHAVTGDLGTSYFMNEGVTSAIISHLFPTLSLAILAELFAIIIGIPIGIFAARRRGSYVDQSIMGLSYVGVAIPSFLLALFLVLIFSIKLQWLPVAGYKDLSEGLMVHLEYMILPAIALGLMHVALTARMTRSSMLDVLNANFIKTARAKGVKEAVVIYRHTFRNALLPIITIVGQNFGILIAGAAVVETVFNIPGIGQLVVNSIERRDFPIIQGVILFVTFVYVLINLIVDLLYGVIDPRVKLNK
- a CDS encoding ABC transporter permease → MVSIVKTPDLDKKRNELKKEQRRLTFRKFLQNKLAVTGSVILVLLVLLAVVGPMLISADPYAINAEDRLQGPSADYILGTDNFGRDLLSRIIFGAQISLLIGLSVSFFAGVFGTIIGLYASYYRPLDNILMRICEGIMAIPAILLAIALMAALGPSTKNIILALSVVYTPYVARVVRSSALVVREETYIEAMKAIGAKSSRIIWGHMAPNVMSPLIIQITSVFANAILIEATLSFLGAGVPAPTPSWGNILYDGKLVIFNTPWMVVFPGICIVLAILALNMFGDGLRDILDPHSNKGKK